One window of Nymphaea colorata isolate Beijing-Zhang1983 chromosome 1, ASM883128v2, whole genome shotgun sequence genomic DNA carries:
- the LOC116253462 gene encoding squamosa promoter-binding-like protein 14 produces the protein MERELGPQVAGPLFIHQAVPTRFCEPAAMAKKRDLPWANTVCHQSTPLPLNVVDYRGPSANWNPKAWGWDSLMCVAKPVANEQQSAVSEVEFPDKGRGKESLKPPDLKNNTEDDDAEGLTLKLGGGSYSMVDDAAVRPNKRVRSGSPNGSYPMCQVDDCKADLSNAKDYHRRHKVCEVHSKTTKALVGKQMQRFCQQCSRFHPLLEFDEGKRSCRRRLAGHNRRRRKTQPEDASSRLLLSGGKENATAGNLDLVNLLTVLARLQGSNADKSNNGLPLPDKDNHLLQILGKINSMPLPENISGRFPLPGNMDLNVKQMPHSSEHLAKSSENQAAASSDFLAVISAALAASSAGTRLPSNVTKNQCDEEKGQKEQHSMNASFKDQVDGSRIQSNTGTLHPSCEFESSKSFLSPDVSKHPVRPSRPSIPLQLFMSSPEEDSSSRMDSGRKYFSSDSSNPTEERSPSSSPVVQKLFPLHSAEEMKKTERVSSLMDNCSVVETAHGNKWGFPLNLLKGANGRTENGVLPGLPQRFQESASPVRRAGYTSSSGSDHSPSSSNSDARDRTGRIIFKLFDKDPSDFPPALRLQILDWLDHSPSDMESYIRPGCVVLAVYVSMPCLAWEKLREDFRKRVTSLVHNTASEFWRSGRFLVHMDGELASHMHGKIRISKSWKERQAPELIYASPLAVVGGQETAINLIGRNLRFTGTRIHCTYMGGYASEEVSENPSIALDELISSVSFSIPCGASMLWGRFFLEVENGFKGNSFPIIVADADICMELRSLEAELEQGLRKSTVISDDRVQDSGPSSSREDIVHFLNELGWLFQRRSYHKGSSGNDFSCERFKHLFVFSVERDWIALVKNLLDILMERNLEREEVMEILSEIHLLNRAVNRRCVKMVNLLLQYRGCSKNSSSSTDYLFTPNSVGVGGITPLHLAACARGSEDLIDALTNDPQEIGLKAWTSALDASGTSPHGYALLKSHHSYNSLVHRKLVDRASGQVSITVEPTEASTRMDESWIIASSEKPKQLPVQQKACTSCAIAASRRPGRLPAGRGLLYRPYINSVLAIAAVCVCVCILCRGRPQLGKVAPFMWENISYGWL, from the exons ATGGAAAGGGAGTTAGGCCCGCAAGTTGCTGGTCCTTTGTTCATTCACCAGGCAGTTCCAACACGATTCTGTGAGCCGGCTGCTATGGCCAAGAAGCGTGATTTGCCTTGGGCTAACACTGTTTGCCACCAATCGACACCTCTTCCTTTGAACGTTGTTGATTACCGAGGACCATCGGCAAATTGGAATCCAAAGGCCTGGGGTTGGGACAGTCTCATGTGTGTTGCAAAACCTGTAGCAAATGAGCAGCAAAGTGCTGTTTCTGAGGTTGAATTTCCTGACAAGGGAAGAGGCAAGGAAAGCCTCAAGCCACCAGATTTGAAGAATAACACTGAGGATGATGATGCAGAAGGCCTAACACTGAAGCTTGGAGGTGGTTCATACTCTATGGTGGATGATGCTGCAGTGAGGCCAAACAAGCGCGTCCGTTCTGGTTCACCAAACGGCAGCTATCCGATGTGCCAAGTGGATGATTGCAAAGCAGATTTATCAAATGCTAAAGATTATCATCGGCGTCACAAGGTCTGTGAGGTCCATAGTAAAACCACTAAAGCATTGGTCGGCAAACAAATGCAGAGATTCTGCCAACAATGTAGCAG GTTTCATCCCCTTCTGGAATtcgatgaagggaagagaagctGCAGGCGGAGGCTTGCAGGACATAACAGGCGTAGAAGAAAGACTCAGCCAGAAGATGCATCTTCACGTCTGCTGCTGTCTGGAGGGAAGGAAAATGCTACGGCTGGGAACTTGGACCTTGTTAATTTGCTGACTGTTTTGGCTCGTTTGCAAG GAAGTAATGCGGATAAAAGTAACAATGGCCTGCCACTACCTGACAAAGACAACCATCTTCTTCAGATTCTTGGTAAAATAAACTCAATGCCACTTCCCGAAAACATCAGTGGCAGATTTCCTTTGCCAGGAAACATGGATCTAAATGTTAAACAGATGCCACATTCTTCAGAGCATTTAGCAAAATCTAGTGAGAATCAAGCTGCAGCTTCCTCGGATTTTCTTGCAGTTATTTCTGCTGCACTAGCAGCATCATCTGCAGGAACCCGACTTCCATCAAATGTCACGAAGAATCAGTGTGATGAAGAAAAGGGTCAGAAGGAACAGCACTCTATGAATGCTAGCTTTAAGGATCAGGTGGATGGTTCCAGAATACAGTCCAATACTGGCACGCTGCATCCTTCCTGTGAATTTGAGTCAAGCAAGTCATTTCTTTCACCTGATGTCTCAAAGCACCCTGTCCGACCTTCTCGACCAAGTATACCACTGCAGCTATTTATGTCTTCTCCAGAAGAGGATAGTTCATCAAGAATGGATTCAGGTAGAAAGTATTTCTCTTCTGATAGCAGTAATCCGACAGAGGAGAGGTCCCCTTCATCTTCTCCTGTAGTGCAAAAGCTGTTTCCGTTGCATTCTGcagaggaaatgaaaaagacaGAAAGAGTTTCATCTCTTATGGATAATTGCTCCGTTGTAGAGACTGCTCATGGTAACAAATGGGgctttcctttaaatctcttgaAAGGTGCAAATGGAAGAACTGAAAATGGCGTTCTGCCTGGTTTACCTCAAAGGTTTCAGGAGTCAGCATCACCTGTCAGAAGAGCAGGCTACACATCGTCATCTGGTTCTGACCATTCTCCATCTAGTTCAAATTCCGATGCACGG GATCGGACTGGGCGCATAATCTTCAAGCTCTTTGACAAGGATCCCAGCGACTTCCCTCCAGCACTTCGGCTACAG ATATTGGATTGGCTTGATCACAGTCCATCAGATATGGAAAGCTATATAAGGCCAGGTTGTGTAGTACTCGCTGTATATGTATCAATGCCTTGCCTTGCTTGGGAAAAG CTTCGGGAAGACTTTCGGAAGCGTGTCACATCACTTGTCCACAATACTGCCTCGGAGTTTTGGAGAAGTGGTCGATTCCTTGTCCACATGGATGGCGAGTTGGCATCTCATATGCATG GGAAAATCAGGATCTCCAAGTCATGGAAAGAACGGCAAGCTCCTGAACTAATCTATGCATCTCCATTAGCAGTGGTGGGTGGGCAGGAGACTGCGATTAACTTGATAGGTCGAAACTTGAGGTTTACCGGTACCAG GATTCACTGCACGTACATGGGAGGTTATGCTTCTGAAGAAGTTTCTGAAAATCCTTCCATTGCCTTGGATGAGCTAATAAGTTCTGTAAGTTTTAGCATTCCTTGTGGAGCATCTATGTTATGGGGCCGATTCTTTCTTGAG GTTGAGAATGGGTTCAAAGGGAACAGCTTCCCAATTATAGTTGCGGATGCAGACATATGTATGGAGCTGAGAAGCTTGGAAGCTGAGTTAGAGCAGGGTTTGAGGAAATCAACTGTGATCTCAGATGATCGAGTGCAGGATAGTGGACCGTCCAGCTCTAGGGAGGATATTGTCCACTTTCTCAATGAGCTTGGATGGCTATTTCAGAGAAGAAGCTACCACAAAGGGTCCAGTGGAAATGATTTTTCGTGTGAGCGCTTCAagcatctttttgttttctccgTTGAGAGGGATTGGATTGCATTAGTCAAGAACCTCCTCGATATTCTTATGGAGAGAAATTTGGAAAGGGAAGAGGTGATGGAAATCTTATCAGAAATTCATTTGCTAAACCGCGCTGTGAATAGAAGATGCGTCAAGATGGTCAATTTGCTTCTCCAATATCGTGGCTGCAGTAAAAACTCCAGTTCTTCGACGGACTATCTTTTCACTCCCAACTCAGTTGGCGTTGGCGGCATCACTCCTCTGCATCTAGCAGCTTGTGCACGAGGATCCGAAGATTTAATTGATGCTTTGACAAACGATCCACAAGAG ATTGGGCTGAAGGCCTGGACTTCGGCACTAGATGCAAGTGGGACTTCTCCTCATGGCTACGCGCTGTTGAAGAGCCACCACTCTTACAACAGCCTAGTTCATCGGAAACTAGTGGATAGGGCAAGTGGGCAAGTTTCCATCACTGTTGAACCCACGGAGGCTTCTACACGAATGGATGAATCCTGGATTATAGCCAGCTCCGAGAAGCCAAAACAGTTGCCCGTTCAGCAGAAAGCCTGTACAAGCTGTGCGATCGCTGCCTCGAGAAGGCCAGGTCGATTGCCCGCTGGAAGGGGCCTGCTTTACCGGCCGTACATCAACTCGGTGCTTGCCATCGCGGCCGTCTGCGTCTGTGTCTGCATTCTTTGCAGGGGCCGCCCGCAGCTGGGGAAGGTTGCTCCCTTTATGTGGGAGAACATTTCATATGGTTGGCTGTGA